A stretch of the Selenomonas ruminantium subsp. lactilytica TAM6421 genome encodes the following:
- a CDS encoding DUF188 domain-containing protein, which yields MRIFVDADACPVVRQTEEVAKEYSVPAMALGKRAYAMHQNGWQYTNENIERLLMERHLAKKARRASGKHHLKGPRKRSEEDNLQFKNKLERLLIKLLEQVNT from the coding sequence ATGAGAATTTTTGTTGATGCGGATGCCTGCCCGGTGGTGCGGCAGACGGAAGAAGTGGCGAAGGAATACAGCGTGCCGGCCATGGCCCTGGGGAAGCGGGCTTACGCCATGCATCAGAATGGCTGGCAATATACCAATGAAAACATAGAGCGGCTGCTGATGGAACGTCACCTCGCCAAGAAGGCCCGTCGGGCCTCGGGCAAGCATCACTTGAAGGGGCCGCGAAAACGCTCGGAGGAGGATAATCTGCAATTCAAGAATAAGCTGGAGAGATTGCTGATAAAATTGTTGGAGCAGGTGAATACATGA
- a CDS encoding TIGR04076 family protein, whose translation MKKVRITVMRKACYPDLMEKYENPLEHACDMEEGTVFIANGWQRPEGMCESAWESMSAFVMGLAHGAENFYEGWMKNPRSAMISCNDGFRPVSFLLETMDEEAT comes from the coding sequence ATGAAAAAAGTAAGGATAACCGTCATGCGTAAGGCCTGCTATCCTGATTTAATGGAAAAATACGAAAATCCCCTGGAGCATGCCTGTGATATGGAAGAAGGGACAGTTTTTATTGCCAATGGCTGGCAGCGGCCGGAGGGAATGTGTGAAAGTGCCTGGGAGTCCATGTCCGCCTTTGTCATGGGACTGGCCCATGGGGCAGAGAATTTTTACGAAGGCTGGATGAAGAACCCACGGTCAGCAATGATATCCTGCAATGATGGCTTTCGCCCGGTCAGTTTTCTTTTGGAAACCATGGATGAAGAGGCAACCTGA
- a CDS encoding tetratricopeptide repeat protein: protein MGVFNKLELLDTTESYIIDSALGCIDVKENEITRNDLRDNLTKKYISQSALVNINTKISIYNFIVELLYTLQQAEAEKILFLEQETTLHEAIDLYIHCHMNEAADKFLPLAESGNTKAMYLLGDIYRNYSSVEFHSIGESWQKKGAYLQDPLCMISTIPNEDDVLIMEDIIEKLKDLSYQNDMFAQYELGYCYEYGRCVEKDAELAKKWYLTAAKLGHFKSMNKLGLLYAADRDYIEANKWYKLAGENGYNEGWYNLGKSYHYGIGVEIDSDIAIYYYQKSFNLHGNCSGEIANQIGLVYHEIKKENEPANHWFKRAGELGYSYGWSNLASSYENGRGVSIDIEKAKEYYIKAYDIGDNSAGKFANSIGVIFANEKNYTSAYKWFHLAAKDGFGWGFYNLGCLFYHGLGVEKNNDIAIYYYEKTSYIDSLKMLGKIYYEKISVN, encoded by the coding sequence TTGGGAGTTTTTAATAAATTAGAACTATTAGATACTACTGAATCTTATATTATTGATTCTGCATTGGGCTGTATAGATGTAAAGGAAAATGAAATAACACGAAATGATTTACGAGATAATCTCACTAAAAAATATATTTCCCAATCGGCATTAGTCAATATTAATACCAAAATTAGTATTTATAATTTTATAGTAGAACTTCTGTATACTCTACAGCAGGCTGAAGCAGAAAAAATTCTATTTCTCGAACAAGAAACAACACTACATGAAGCAATAGATTTATATATTCATTGCCACATGAATGAAGCTGCAGATAAATTTCTTCCATTAGCAGAATCAGGAAATACAAAAGCTATGTATCTTCTTGGAGATATTTATCGAAACTATTCTTCTGTTGAATTCCATTCAATAGGAGAATCCTGGCAAAAGAAGGGGGCATATTTACAAGATCCTCTTTGTATGATTAGTACAATTCCTAATGAAGATGATGTATTAATTATGGAAGATATTATTGAGAAATTAAAAGATTTGTCTTACCAAAATGATATGTTTGCTCAATATGAACTTGGATATTGTTATGAATATGGTAGATGCGTAGAAAAAGATGCTGAATTAGCAAAAAAATGGTATCTTACCGCAGCAAAATTAGGTCATTTTAAAAGTATGAACAAACTAGGCTTGCTTTATGCTGCTGATAGAGACTACATCGAAGCTAACAAATGGTACAAGCTTGCTGGAGAAAATGGCTATAACGAGGGTTGGTACAATCTTGGAAAAAGTTATCATTATGGAATTGGAGTAGAAATAGATTCAGATATAGCAATATACTATTATCAAAAATCTTTTAATTTACATGGTAATTGCTCTGGAGAAATCGCTAACCAAATTGGCCTTGTATATCATGAAATAAAAAAGGAAAATGAACCAGCTAATCATTGGTTTAAAAGAGCAGGTGAATTAGGATATTCTTATGGATGGAGTAATTTAGCTTCTAGCTATGAAAATGGCCGTGGCGTAAGTATAGATATAGAAAAGGCTAAAGAATATTATATAAAAGCATATGATATAGGAGATAATTCGGCTGGCAAATTTGCCAATTCTATAGGGGTTATATTCGCTAATGAAAAAAATTATACTTCTGCTTATAAATGGTTTCATTTAGCAGCAAAGGATGGCTTTGGTTGGGGATTTTATAATCTTGGTTGTTTATTTTATCACGGTTTAGGTGTAGAAAAAAATAATGATATAGCAATATATTATTATGAAAAAACTTCTTATATAGACTCCTTAAAAATGCTTGGTAAAATTTATTATGAAAAAATCTCTGTAAATTAA
- a CDS encoding helix-turn-helix domain-containing protein, with protein sequence MSIQQSVTEVKDFFTTKQAAELLGLTEYTIRKKIRNNEIKAIPGSNVREGYKIEKESLLEYAKKNNVSPFKELSPFQLAFALNPVVGAGVGIYSLIKSIGFIGNSDNNTIKDKERIYKLGIQRLDKEIEGLNLQIEALNLEDKSVENEKLILEKKIKINELEQKIKEIEIERAMDLTP encoded by the coding sequence ATGTCTATACAACAAAGTGTAACGGAAGTTAAGGATTTTTTTACAACTAAACAAGCTGCTGAACTATTAGGACTTACAGAATATACTATAAGAAAGAAAATACGCAATAACGAAATAAAAGCCATTCCTGGTTCAAATGTTCGCGAAGGGTACAAAATTGAAAAAGAATCCCTATTAGAATATGCAAAAAAAAATAATGTTTCTCCATTTAAAGAATTATCACCTTTCCAATTAGCATTTGCATTAAATCCAGTGGTTGGTGCAGGTGTTGGTATATATAGTTTGATAAAAAGCATTGGATTCATTGGTAATAGTGATAACAATACTATAAAGGATAAAGAACGCATCTATAAACTAGGGATCCAACGATTAGATAAAGAAATAGAAGGATTAAATCTTCAAATAGAGGCGTTAAATTTGGAAGACAAATCCGTTGAGAATGAAAAGCTAATTCTTGAAAAGAAAATCAAGATAAATGAGCTTGAACAGAAAATAAAAGAAATAGAAATTGAAAGGGCTATGGATTTAACCCCTTAA
- a CDS encoding IS256 family transposase, with product MARKKKEIHKVEMTDGKRAIIQQLFQEYNIESATDIQDALKDLLGSTIKEMMETEMDEHLGYSKSERSDSENARNGYKPKSLNSSYGSFQIDVPQDRQSSFQPQVVKKRQKDISAIDEKIISMYAKGMTTRQISETLEDIYGFEASEGFISDVTDKILPQIEEWQSRPLSSIYPIIFIDAIHFSVRHDNMITKLAAYVVMGINEDGRKEVLTIEVGENESSKYWLDVLNSLKNRGVRDILILCSDGLTGLKEAISAAFPKTEHQRCIVHMVRNTLKYVANKDMKNFAKDLRTIYTAPDEKAAVKRLEEVDKKWTPHYPAALKRWFDNWDVITPIFKFSTDVRTAFYTTNAIESLNSSYRRLNSQRSVFPGQQALLKALYLATFEATKKWSMPIRNWGKVRGELTIMYPDRLQP from the coding sequence ATGGCAAGAAAGAAAAAAGAGATTCACAAGGTAGAAATGACCGATGGCAAGCGTGCCATCATCCAGCAGCTGTTCCAAGAGTACAACATCGAGAGCGCCACAGATATCCAAGATGCCCTGAAAGATTTGCTCGGCAGCACCATCAAAGAAATGATGGAAACGGAAATGGATGAGCATCTGGGCTATAGCAAGTCTGAGCGTTCCGACAGTGAGAATGCCCGCAACGGGTATAAACCCAAGAGCCTCAATAGCAGCTATGGCAGCTTTCAGATTGATGTCCCGCAGGATCGTCAGTCCTCCTTCCAGCCCCAGGTTGTCAAGAAGCGGCAGAAGGATATTTCCGCCATTGACGAGAAAATTATCTCTATGTATGCCAAAGGCATGACCACCAGACAGATCTCTGAAACTTTGGAAGACATTTACGGCTTCGAGGCTTCAGAAGGGTTCATATCCGATGTTACCGATAAAATTCTGCCTCAGATTGAGGAATGGCAGAGCAGACCGCTTTCCAGTATCTACCCCATAATTTTCATTGATGCCATCCATTTTTCTGTAAGACATGACAATATGATTACCAAATTGGCTGCCTATGTCGTGATGGGAATAAATGAAGATGGCCGCAAGGAAGTCCTTACGATTGAAGTGGGCGAAAATGAGAGCAGCAAATACTGGCTGGATGTTCTGAACAGTCTCAAGAACCGTGGCGTAAGGGATATCCTTATTCTTTGCTCTGATGGGCTTACCGGCCTGAAAGAGGCCATTTCTGCAGCATTTCCGAAAACAGAGCACCAGCGCTGCATTGTCCACATGGTGCGCAATACGCTGAAATACGTCGCCAACAAAGACATGAAAAATTTTGCCAAAGATCTCCGCACCATCTATACCGCCCCTGATGAGAAGGCCGCCGTTAAGCGATTGGAGGAAGTGGACAAAAAATGGACGCCCCATTATCCAGCGGCACTGAAGCGTTGGTTTGACAATTGGGATGTAATAACGCCAATATTCAAGTTCTCAACAGACGTCCGTACCGCGTTTTACACGACCAATGCCATTGAGAGCCTAAATTCCTCGTACCGCCGTCTGAACAGCCAGAGAAGTGTTTTCCCCGGCCAACAGGCCCTGCTAAAGGCGTTGTATTTGGCAACGTTTGAAGCTACCAAGAAATGGTCCATGCCCATCCGAAACTGGGGCAAAGTAAGGGGCGAACTGACCATTATGTACCCTGATAGATTACAACCGTAA
- a CDS encoding peptide deformylase — translation MVKDIMKDLLFLGRKAEAATKEDIAIAEDLLDTLRAHRDHCVGMAANMIGERKAIIAIAEGNRLTAMLNPEVVKKSPRTYKAVEGCLSIPGEREVERHDWIEVKYRDMDWHKEKRKFTGFEAEIVQHELDHLEGKLI, via the coding sequence ATGGTAAAAGACATAATGAAGGATTTGCTGTTCCTGGGCCGGAAGGCTGAGGCGGCGACCAAAGAGGATATAGCTATCGCAGAGGACTTGCTGGACACCCTTCGGGCTCACAGGGACCACTGTGTGGGCATGGCAGCTAACATGATTGGGGAGAGAAAGGCCATTATTGCCATAGCAGAAGGAAACAGGCTCACGGCTATGCTGAACCCTGAGGTGGTAAAGAAATCGCCAAGGACGTATAAGGCTGTGGAGGGCTGTCTTTCCATTCCCGGGGAACGTGAAGTTGAGCGTCATGACTGGATTGAGGTCAAATACCGCGATATGGACTGGCACAAGGAAAAGCGGAAGTTTACAGGCTTCGAGGCAGAAATCGTACAGCATGAGCTGGACCATTTGGAAGGGAAGCTTATCTGA
- a CDS encoding DUF1847 domain-containing protein: protein MKADCANCRTHACYTKGVNCTGIDRETILESYNDEERQIMKAAAYVEGTFYSNITRLQETAEFAKAMGYKKLGMAFCIGLNAEARYIARYYEQQGFEFYSVCCKNCSFNKKELDLKQVKPELTHEAMCNPKFQAKILAEKGTELFISCGLCVGHDTIFNASCPGPVTTLVVKDRLLAHNPLGAIYSRYWKRKLGIMDKGEV, encoded by the coding sequence ATGAAAGCTGATTGTGCCAACTGCAGGACTCATGCCTGCTATACCAAGGGAGTAAACTGCACCGGCATCGACCGGGAAACTATTCTGGAATCTTATAATGATGAAGAACGTCAGATTATGAAAGCTGCCGCCTATGTGGAGGGCACCTTTTACAGTAACATCACCCGACTCCAGGAAACAGCCGAATTTGCCAAGGCCATGGGCTACAAAAAGCTGGGCATGGCCTTCTGCATCGGCCTCAATGCCGAAGCCCGCTATATTGCCCGCTACTATGAGCAACAGGGCTTCGAGTTTTACAGTGTCTGCTGCAAGAATTGCAGCTTCAACAAAAAAGAGCTTGACCTGAAACAGGTCAAGCCCGAGCTCACGCACGAGGCCATGTGCAATCCAAAATTCCAGGCCAAGATCCTGGCAGAAAAAGGCACGGAGCTTTTCATCTCCTGCGGCCTCTGCGTGGGACACGATACCATTTTCAACGCCAGCTGCCCCGGCCCCGTCACCACGCTGGTGGTCAAGGACAGACTACTGGCCCATAATCCTCTGGGAGCCATCTATTCCCGTTACTGGAAAAGGAAGCTGGGAATTATGGATAAGGGAGAAGTGTGA
- a CDS encoding Mrp/NBP35 family ATP-binding protein, producing the protein MAEECNHDCSSCGTTCGDDTRKQDLHEKPHELSNIRHVVAVVSGKGGVGKSLVTGLMSVAMARKGCHVGIMDADITGPSIPKMFGVDEEIRGNQDGVYPVSTAGGIDIVSMNLLLDNNTDPVVWRGPIISGVVKQFWHDFIWNDIDYMFIDMPPGTGDVPLTVMQSIQLDGIIIVTSPQELVSMIVEKAVKMAGAMNVPILGIVENMSYFECPDCGGKHEIFGHSHLEEIAQQYGLDILGRIPMQPKLAADCDAGQIEATENIYLQDAAEKLLKIDN; encoded by the coding sequence ATGGCAGAAGAATGTAATCACGATTGTAGTTCCTGCGGAACCACCTGCGGTGATGACACCCGCAAACAGGATTTACACGAAAAACCCCATGAACTCAGTAATATCCGCCATGTAGTCGCTGTAGTCAGCGGCAAGGGCGGCGTAGGCAAATCTTTGGTAACGGGGCTAATGTCCGTAGCCATGGCCCGCAAAGGCTGCCATGTGGGCATTATGGATGCCGACATCACCGGCCCATCCATTCCCAAGATGTTTGGGGTAGACGAAGAAATCCGCGGCAATCAGGATGGCGTTTATCCCGTATCCACAGCTGGCGGCATCGATATTGTCAGCATGAATCTGCTGCTGGATAACAATACCGACCCGGTTGTTTGGCGTGGTCCCATCATCAGCGGCGTGGTCAAGCAGTTCTGGCATGACTTCATCTGGAACGACATTGACTATATGTTCATTGACATGCCGCCGGGAACCGGGGATGTACCTTTGACGGTTATGCAGTCCATCCAACTGGACGGCATTATCATCGTGACCAGCCCCCAGGAGCTGGTTTCCATGATTGTGGAAAAAGCTGTGAAAATGGCCGGCGCCATGAATGTTCCCATCCTTGGTATCGTGGAGAACATGAGTTACTTTGAATGCCCAGACTGCGGCGGCAAGCATGAAATCTTCGGCCATAGCCACCTGGAAGAGATTGCACAGCAGTATGGCCTTGATATCCTCGGCCGCATTCCTATGCAGCCCAAACTGGCCGCCGACTGTGATGCCGGTCAGATTGAAGCCACGGAAAATATCTACTTGCAGGATGCTGCCGAAAAGCTGCTGAAAATCGATAATTAA
- a CDS encoding GNAT family N-acetyltransferase, with protein MNRIVLKTERLRLYVASKAEMEQIIERQTDGDLQKAYQEMLDGYLAHPEQGEWYAIWMVTRHDGVQVGDLSFKGLNDDGSAEIGYGIKDEFQGQGYATEAVMSAVDWALKQVGVLRVEAEAEPDNTASQRVLAKCGFVPNGVIGEEGPRFVRVKSQ; from the coding sequence ATGAATCGTATAGTACTAAAAACAGAACGGTTAAGACTATATGTAGCATCAAAGGCAGAAATGGAGCAGATTATTGAAAGACAGACCGACGGGGATCTTCAAAAGGCCTATCAGGAAATGCTGGATGGCTATCTGGCCCATCCTGAGCAGGGAGAGTGGTACGCAATCTGGATGGTGACGCGCCATGATGGAGTGCAGGTCGGGGATTTGTCCTTCAAGGGGCTCAATGATGATGGCTCGGCGGAAATCGGGTATGGGATAAAAGATGAATTCCAAGGGCAGGGCTATGCCACGGAAGCGGTCATGTCTGCTGTTGATTGGGCTTTGAAGCAGGTTGGTGTATTGCGTGTAGAGGCTGAAGCAGAGCCGGATAATACAGCTTCACAGCGGGTATTGGCAAAATGCGGTTTTGTCCCCAATGGCGTCATTGGCGAGGAAGGGCCTCGCTTTGTGAGGGTGAAAAGTCAATGA
- a CDS encoding alpha/beta hydrolase, whose product MAGNKWNVPTQILYGEKDQLTSLAKLQDFAEKHHAGLTVMENGEHWFHTEEQMKYLDDWIRKYEIS is encoded by the coding sequence ATGGCAGGGAATAAATGGAATGTGCCGACGCAGATTCTGTACGGCGAAAAGGACCAGCTGACATCACTGGCAAAGCTGCAGGATTTTGCTGAAAAGCATCATGCAGGGCTGACTGTTATGGAAAATGGCGAGCACTGGTTCCATACGGAAGAACAGATGAAGTATTTGGACGATTGGATTCGAAAATATGAAATATCATAA
- a CDS encoding DUF134 domain-containing protein, with translation MSRPLKKRRVSALPPCTHFVPQEGEDTPAVIISLEEYECIRLLDYLGMTQEECAKQMGVARTTVQALYLAARKRMAGCLVEGRPLVISGGNFELCPACQHSPHPVRLSMQKGSNSPMKLAVTYDNGQIFQHFGHTETFKVYTIEDNAVKESHILSSNGVGHGALATLLQEEDINTLICGGIGGGAQNALAQAGITLYGGVQGDADAAVNDFLAGKLAYDPAVHCDHHGHGHGEGHSCGGHGHGCGGHGHGCH, from the coding sequence ATGAGCAGACCATTGAAAAAACGCCGGGTAAGTGCCCTTCCTCCCTGTACGCATTTTGTGCCCCAGGAAGGAGAGGATACCCCAGCGGTCATTATTTCTTTGGAGGAATATGAGTGCATCCGTTTGCTTGATTACCTGGGTATGACCCAGGAAGAATGTGCCAAGCAGATGGGCGTGGCCCGCACTACAGTGCAGGCCTTGTATCTGGCAGCCCGCAAACGGATGGCCGGGTGTTTAGTAGAAGGCCGTCCTCTGGTCATCAGTGGCGGAAACTTCGAACTCTGCCCCGCTTGTCAGCATAGCCCCCATCCCGTACGATTATCGATGCAGAAAGGAAGTAACAGCCCTATGAAACTTGCAGTTACCTATGACAACGGTCAGATTTTCCAGCATTTCGGCCACACGGAAACCTTCAAGGTTTATACCATTGAAGATAATGCGGTTAAGGAATCCCATATTCTTTCCAGCAACGGTGTTGGTCACGGTGCCCTGGCCACGCTCCTGCAGGAGGAAGACATCAACACCCTGATTTGCGGTGGCATTGGCGGCGGTGCTCAGAATGCTCTGGCTCAGGCAGGTATTACCCTGTACGGCGGCGTTCAGGGTGACGCAGATGCAGCAGTAAATGATTTCCTGGCAGGGAAATTGGCTTACGACCCCGCTGTTCACTGCGACCATCATGGTCACGGCCATGGCGAAGGTCATAGCTGCGGTGGTCACGGTCATGGCTGCGGCGGTCATGGTCACGGTTGCCACTAA
- the sfsA gene encoding DNA/RNA nuclease SfsA: MKYHNIKQAKFLARPNRFVAKVQVDGREETVHVKNTGRCRELLLPGVKVILSEADNPNRKTRYDLIAVEKAGLGLVNIDSQAPNKIVQEWLAGQDFDFVKPEYKYGESRIDFYMERQGQKYLLEVKGCTLELNGVGYFPDAPTERGVKHIHELIKARQEGFCCGLAFVIQMPKVKEVQANIETHSAFGEALEEAKAAGVKIIFLGCTVGMDCLTIDKSRISADF, encoded by the coding sequence ATGAAATATCATAATATTAAACAGGCGAAATTTTTGGCCCGGCCAAATCGTTTCGTGGCTAAGGTTCAGGTGGATGGCAGAGAGGAAACGGTTCATGTGAAGAACACGGGCCGCTGCCGGGAATTGCTTCTGCCCGGGGTTAAGGTAATCTTGTCCGAGGCCGACAATCCCAACCGCAAAACACGCTATGATTTGATTGCCGTGGAAAAGGCAGGGCTGGGCCTTGTAAATATCGACAGTCAGGCCCCCAATAAAATCGTGCAGGAATGGCTGGCAGGGCAAGATTTTGACTTCGTCAAGCCGGAGTATAAGTACGGGGAATCCCGTATAGATTTCTATATGGAGCGGCAGGGGCAGAAATACCTGCTGGAGGTCAAGGGCTGTACCTTGGAACTCAACGGCGTGGGCTATTTCCCCGATGCGCCCACCGAGCGGGGTGTCAAGCATATTCACGAGTTAATCAAAGCACGGCAGGAAGGCTTTTGTTGTGGCCTGGCTTTTGTCATCCAGATGCCCAAGGTAAAGGAAGTGCAGGCGAATATCGAAACACATTCAGCCTTTGGTGAAGCATTGGAAGAAGCAAAGGCGGCAGGTGTCAAAATCATTTTCCTTGGCTGCACTGTCGGAATGGATTGTTTAACTATTGATAAGTCGCGGATAAGTGCAGATTTTTAA
- a CDS encoding PcfJ domain-containing protein, translated as MKIATYETNENIHIDYNDSLWNAYYGAGTNVTVHKKKIFGYDILTRQWIEDKVFELNIDEQIKDLVHEEEQRLFIPRQWTVEFRTNGIVNVSLQLNMINIVNGTVVTVQEKEWLTECDFLHSKVQAWPMTMLKNKSDRGWIGAYVCEESTVFPDMLGAAYVEIPTAVTETAISYMQEMAKEEFGFNPTYMGNIHGMRHMIDFCMRPLDINICQFRHLVGKDYEKLFPREQSDNYRVLCRFFRIDNPPKSLRKLYGESPESIVAYLLLRQLGFCDINVIRRFFYRNKLFSWSLMSMDYQKEHSRLANSIHDRDAYLYWLERFCHWYLQYRPETALANCLHPLAVSDEWDQDAIDILRMFIEANINEDDSILHRDTKRRLLRDGFTHEVHDFLMEELPGILPQRREWNFNNLPTKPLQNIVIDYTKYELNYEDVIDDYHIVLPKDTNEIRNYGKRFHNCVSSYCSSVVGKRTLILAMIKDEKYIACLEVQQNRLVQALGPCNQHLSTAIGEIICRWADDKKIAYKVKRK; from the coding sequence ATGAAAATAGCTACCTATGAAACAAATGAGAATATTCATATAGATTACAATGACAGTCTGTGGAACGCCTATTATGGCGCTGGTACTAATGTAACAGTTCATAAAAAGAAGATCTTTGGCTATGATATACTAACCAGACAGTGGATAGAAGACAAAGTTTTCGAGTTGAACATTGATGAGCAGATAAAAGATCTAGTCCACGAAGAGGAACAGCGATTATTTATTCCTCGTCAATGGACTGTAGAATTCAGAACAAATGGCATTGTAAACGTATCATTGCAACTGAATATGATAAATATAGTTAATGGGACGGTTGTAACTGTACAAGAAAAGGAATGGCTGACAGAATGTGATTTTCTCCATAGCAAGGTACAGGCATGGCCCATGACGATGCTTAAAAACAAGTCTGATAGAGGCTGGATAGGGGCATATGTATGTGAAGAATCAACTGTTTTTCCAGATATGCTTGGTGCTGCCTATGTTGAGATTCCCACAGCAGTCACAGAGACAGCTATTTCATATATGCAAGAAATGGCTAAAGAAGAATTCGGGTTTAATCCTACTTATATGGGAAATATCCATGGAATGAGGCACATGATAGATTTTTGCATGAGGCCGCTGGACATAAACATTTGTCAATTTCGACATCTAGTAGGAAAAGATTATGAAAAATTGTTTCCCAGAGAACAAAGTGATAACTATCGAGTTCTTTGCCGTTTCTTTCGGATAGATAATCCTCCTAAGAGCCTAAGAAAACTGTATGGAGAATCTCCGGAAAGTATTGTGGCCTATTTGCTACTCCGTCAATTAGGTTTCTGTGACATCAATGTAATACGTCGATTCTTCTATCGAAACAAGCTCTTTAGTTGGTCTCTCATGAGCATGGATTATCAGAAAGAGCATTCAAGACTAGCTAACAGCATTCATGACCGTGATGCATATCTTTATTGGTTGGAAAGATTCTGTCATTGGTACCTGCAATATCGTCCAGAAACAGCTTTGGCAAACTGCCTACATCCTTTGGCAGTGTCAGATGAATGGGATCAGGATGCTATAGATATTTTGCGAATGTTTATAGAAGCCAATATAAATGAAGATGACAGCATATTACACAGGGACACAAAACGTAGATTACTACGAGATGGTTTTACTCATGAAGTACATGATTTTTTAATGGAAGAACTTCCAGGTATTCTTCCTCAAAGACGAGAATGGAATTTTAATAATTTGCCGACAAAACCACTACAGAATATAGTCATCGATTATACTAAGTACGAACTAAATTATGAAGATGTTATTGATGACTATCATATAGTATTGCCAAAGGATACCAATGAAATCCGCAATTATGGCAAACGATTCCATAACTGTGTGTCCAGTTATTGTAGTAGTGTAGTTGGAAAAAGAACATTGATTTTAGCTATGATAAAAGACGAAAAATACATCGCCTGTCTTGAAGTTCAACAAAACCGCTTGGTACAAGCTCTAGGACCATGCAATCAACATTTATCAACGGCAATTGGCGAAATTATATGTCGCTGGGCTGATGATAAGAAAATTGCATATAAAGTGAAACGAAAATAA
- a CDS encoding class I SAM-dependent methyltransferase, whose amino-acid sequence MDIESMARYWSQDAENYGNIIQDELASFRVEAWQKLLREKMPADTHRVLDLGCGPAFFSIILAKMGLEVTAVDCAEGMLAQARQLIEMTGVSVDLQQMDINQLDFATGSFDVIVSRNVTWTLSNPWQVYAECQRLLRPGGRLLLFDANWNMPLYDEDMARRAEDRRQECLRQYDDALEVADEVTEPLDPLQLPLSGTKRPYWDVELLRSMGFGEVHAEFDLTERLWDEKERLLYGETPLFGVFATKF is encoded by the coding sequence ATGGACATAGAAAGTATGGCCCGTTATTGGTCTCAGGACGCGGAGAATTATGGCAATATCATACAGGATGAACTGGCCAGTTTTCGTGTGGAGGCATGGCAGAAGCTTTTGCGGGAAAAGATGCCCGCTGATACACATAGGGTGCTGGATTTGGGCTGTGGCCCAGCCTTTTTTTCTATCATCCTGGCCAAGATGGGGCTGGAGGTGACGGCCGTGGATTGTGCCGAGGGAATGCTGGCCCAAGCACGGCAGTTGATTGAAATGACCGGGGTAAGTGTAGACCTGCAGCAAATGGATATCAACCAGCTGGATTTTGCCACAGGCTCCTTTGATGTTATCGTGAGCCGCAATGTTACCTGGACGCTGTCCAATCCCTGGCAGGTTTATGCAGAATGCCAACGATTGCTGCGGCCAGGGGGACGCTTATTGCTGTTTGACGCCAATTGGAATATGCCCCTGTATGATGAGGATATGGCCAGGCGGGCAGAAGACAGGCGGCAAGAATGTTTGCGGCAGTATGATGATGCTCTGGAAGTCGCTGATGAGGTTACGGAACCTCTCGATCCCTTGCAGTTGCCTCTGAGTGGCACGAAGCGTCCCTATTGGGATGTGGAACTGCTTCGCAGCATGGGCTTTGGCGAAGTACACGCAGAATTTGACCTGACGGAAAGACTTTGGGACGAAAAGGAACGGCTGCTGTATGGAGAAACACCGTTATTTGGTGTTTTCGCCACGAAATTCTAG